The genomic DNA CTCTCTATCTCTTTCTAAAGCTATCTTTAAAAAATCATAATTATTGTTTTTAATATTTTTTTTCGAAAGTACAGAAAATTTCTCTCCAGTCATTTCAAATATCTCAATAGCTCTTTCTACCCTTTTTTTATTGTTAGGATGAATTTCTTGTGCTGCTTCTGGATCTACTTTAGAAAGTATCAAATATAATTCTTCAGCTGACATTTTCATATATTTTTCTCTTAACTTCATATTACCTTCTGGTAAATTTGCAAGTCCATTAGTAACAGAATTGATATATAAACCTGTTCCACCAGCAATTATCATATTTTTATTATCTTTTTCACTCTCATTTAAAATATTACCTACATCTTTTTGAAATTCTCCAACACTATATTTTTTTATAGGCTCTAAAATATCAATCATATGATGTTTTACACCCTGCATTTCACATGGCTTTATCTTAGCAGTTCCTATATCCATTCCTTTATATATCTGTGCAGAATCTCCTGAAATAATCTCAGCATCAAATAATTTTGCTAATTTTATTGATAAGTCTGTTTTTCCAACTCCAGTTGGACCAGCTATGACTATTCCTTTCATAAATATCCTCACTTTCAATAAAAAAGGGGAAATTTAGCAGTAAAATTCCCCTTTAAATAAATTTTATTCTACATACTCAAATTCAACTTCAGCTATTCTTACTGTATCTCCATCTTCAACTCCAGCATCTCTTAAAGCCTCTTCTAGACCTAAAGATCTCATCATATGTAAGAAGTTTACAAGTGATTCATCATCCATAGTAACTACATACTTAGCCAGAACTTCATCTACTACTCTACCTTCAACTACATATACTCCATCTTCATCTTGAGTAATTACGAAGTTTTCAGCTTCACCTTTTAATTCTTGAAGTACTTCATCAATATTTGCTTCTTCTTCTAATGGCTCTCTTTCTACTTTTTGAAGTGTATTCCACATCTTATATAAAACTTCTTTTATTCCTTCATTTAGTATTACAGATACTGGGAAAACTTCATTTCCTTGTGCTTCAACATGAGCTTTAAACTTCTCATATTTCTCCATATCCCACAAAAGATCCATTTTGTTTGCTAAAACTATTTGTTTTTTAGCAGCAAGCTTTTCACTGAATTTTCTTAACTCACTATTTATATTTTCATAGTCTTGAATAGCGTCTCTTCCTTCTATTTCAGAAACATCAACAAGATGACATATCATCTTACATCTTTCAATGTGTCTTAAAAACTTATATCCTAATCCTACTCCTTGATGAGCTCCTTCGATAAGTCCTGGAATATCAGCAATTACAAAAGATTTTCCTTCTTCTAATCTCACAACTCCTAATTTAGGTTCAAGTGTTGTAAAGTGATAGTTTCCAACTTTTGAATTAGCTGCAGATACTTTATTTATAAAACTTGATTTTCCAACTGATGGATATCCAACTAAAGCTACATCAGCTAATAATTTTAACTCAAGCTTTACTTTTATTTCTGCTCCTTCACGACCTTTTCCAGCAATTTTAGGTGTCTTTCTTACTGAAGATTTAAAGTGTACATTTCCGTATCCACCTCTTCCACCTTTTAATAGTAATCTTGATTCACCAGGAACATTCATATCCAATAGTAATTTCCCTGTTTCTACGTCTCTAATTTGAGTTCCTACAGGAACTTTTATTATTAAATCTTCTCCAGTTTTTCCATACATTTGTTTCTTTTGCCCATTTTCACCATTTTGAGCCTTAAAAAGTTTTTTAAATTTAAAATCAATTAGAGTGTTGATATTAGGATCTGCTAGAAAAATTACATTTCCTCCATTTCCTCCATCTCCACCATCAGGTCCTCCAAATTGTATATATTTTTCTCTTCTAAAGGCTGCTGAACCATCTCCACCATTTCCTGCTTTAACAGTTATTACAACTTCATCTATAAACATCTATTACACTCCTATTTTATTTAGTATTACATTATATTTTACCTTATATTATTAAATTTTTCAACTTTTTTTAAAACATTGTAAAGGTAAAACACTTTGATTTAACTTCTAACTAATTTTAATTTTTTATTTAAATAAATATATAATATTTTTATTTAAATTTTATCTTCTATTTTTTATATACTTCTATTTATTTTTTATATATATGTACTATCATAGAAAATAATGTTGATTTTTTATGATTTTTGTGTATATAATGTATAAGAATGTAATTGTGATACATATCACTTTAACATATTTCTACTAGAATTTAATCTAACAACCTAATTTTTAAATTATTAAGTTTTTAAAAACTGATTTGTTATGTTATATAAACATCTATAAAGAGGAGGATTTTTATGGAAAACGAAAAGAAAAAGATTAAAGATTCACATGAGATAGGTGGATTTTTAAGAGGAGTAGAAATAATTGGAAATAAACTACCGCATCCAGCAATGTTGTTTCTTATCCTTTCTTTAATAGTAATTCTTATCTCACATTTTGTTGCATCTACTGGAGCTAGCGTTACTTACTTTGATGCTAAAGCTAAAACTGAGGTGACAAAAAAGGCTGTTTCCTTATTGAATAAAGAAGGGCTTGCATATATGTTTAATACTGCTACTACTAACTTTACAGGATTTGCTCCTTTAGGAACTGTACTAGTTGCTATGTTAGGGGTAGGAGTTGCAGAATGGACTGGACTTTTTAATTCAACTCTTAAAAAACTATTGATGAATGCAAATACTAGATACTTAACACCTATAGTTATTTTTGCAGGTATTATGTCTAATATAGCATCAGATGCTGGTTATTTAGTAGTTGTTCCTATTGGTGCTATAATATTTGCTATGGCTGGTAGACATCCTCTAGCTGGGATAGCTGCAGCTTTTGCTGGAGTATCAGGAGGATTTTCAGCTAACCTTGTTTTAGGAACTACTGACCCATTGCTTACTGGTATCACTAACCAAGCTCTTACTGCTGCTGGTATTGATATTCAATTAGCTCCAACATGTAACTGGTATTTTCTAGCTGCTTCAACAGTATTTTTAACAATTGTTGGTACTATTATTACAGATAAAATAGTAGAAAAAAATCTTGGCCCTTATACTGGTACTTATCAACCTGATAATGATCCTGTTACTGAGCTTGAAAGTAAAGGTTTAAGAAATGCTTTAATTTCTTTGATTATATATTGTGTAATTATGGGATTTTTAATGTTCCCTCATAATGCTGTATTTAAAAGTCTTCAACCAGATGGAGAAATGACACTAAAAGGATTTTTACACGGTGGTTTAATTCCAGGTATCTTACTTTTATTCTTAATCCCTGGACTTGCTTATGGTAAAACTATCGGTAAAATAAAAACATCTCACGATATAGTAGAAGCAATGACTACATCTATGAAATCTATGAGTGGATATCTAGTATTGACTTTCTTTGCTTCTCAGTTTATTGCATACTTTGGAAAAACTAATTTGGGAACTATAGTATCTTTTAAAGGTGCAGATGCTCTAGAAGCTGCTGGACTTACAGGATTCCCTCTAATTATATTATTTATATTCTTATCTGCATTTTTAAATTTATTTATGGGATCAGCCTCTGCAAAATGGGCTATTATGGCACCTATATTTGTACCTATGATGTATAGACTTGGACTATCACCAGCTCTTACTCAAGTTGCTTATCGTATTGGAGATTCATCAACTAATATAATCACTCCGTTGATGTCATACTTCTCAGTAATTGTTATATTAATGCAAAAATATGATAAAAAATCAGGACTTGGAACTTTAATGTCTTTAATGCTTCCATATTCATTATCATTCTTGATTTTCTGGTCTTTATTAATGGGAATTTGGATTTTAATAGGACTTCCAGTAGGACCGGAAGCACCTCTATTTATATAGAAAACGTAGTCTCAATAAAAGCCCTAGTTTCTTAGCTAGGGTTTTTATATTTTACTTAGTAACTTTTGTAAGAATACATAAAATTATTGATTTTTTTAAAGAATACGTATATAATATACAATAGAGAGTCTTAACAACGTTGTATCATTAAAATTTTCAGTTAATTTGTTTAGAAAATCATATAAAATAAGACTATTCTATATTTAAGCCTTATGAAAGTATACTTTTTTATATATTTAAACTGAATTTTATGCAAAACGGAGGGATTTAGATGAAAAAAATAATATTTGCTTCACTTCTAGCTGTACTATCTATTACTGCATTTGGTGCTACTACTGAAGGTGTTGGAGCTGGTTATAAAGATGATATAAAGGTTTCTGTTGAAACTGAAGGTGATAAAATTACTGCTATAAAAGTTCTTAAAATGGACGATACTAAAAGAATTGCAGAACCTGCTATCGAAAAATTAACTCAAGAAATAATTGCTCAACAAAAAGTTGATGTTGACAACGTAGCTGGTGCTACTTATACATCTTTAGGATTTAAAGAAGCTGTTCAAAACGCAATAAGTAATGCTAAATAATAAATACTTAAAAAGGGCTAGTTTTAGCCCTTTTTTCATTATAAAAAAACATCTTCCATTACAGAAGATGTTTTAATTTTTTTACATAAACATTGAAACTCCCGGTCCAATTGGTAATCCTAATAATGTCCACACTACAAATAGTACTGTCCAAGCAAATAAGAATACCATTGAGTATGGAAGCATCATTGCAATAACTGTTCCCATTCCCATATTTCCTTCATTTTTTGCATATTTAGAAGCAAATCCTACTATGATAGGGAAGTAAGACATTAAAGGAGAAATAACATTTGTTGTTGAATCTCCTATTCTATATGCAAGTTGAGTATACTCTGGAGTAAGTCCTAATTCTACAAACATTGGAATAAATACTGGAGATAACATCAACCATTTTGAAGAAGCTCCTCCTATAAATAGGTTTACAAAAGCTGTTAAGAATATTAATCCAACTGCTGCTGCTATTCCTGTAATTCCCATATCTTTTAAAACATTTGCTAACTTAACAGCTATAACTATTCCTATATTTGATTTAGTAAATACATATACGAATTGAGCTGATATAAAGATAATAACAAATACTTGTCCACATGAAGCCATTGATTTTACTAACGCTTGAATTACATCTCTGTGATCTTTTACTGTCCCTGCACTAACCCCATATACAAGTCCAGGTATAAAAAATGCAAGCATTAGAACAAATACTATTGAATCACTGAAGAATGGTTTTAATAATTCCATTGTTCCTGGTTCTCTATGATTTTCAGCTATAAAAGCTTGTATTTCTTTTGCACTTAATTTAAATACTGCATCTTCTGGAATAATCATAAATACAACTACAACTACAAATATTATTACTGAAATAAGAGATAAAAATAATCCTCTTCTTTCTTGTTTTGTAAGTTCTGCATCACTATCAACTTCTAACTTAGGCCCTGTATATTCTCCCAATCTTGGCTCTACTACTTTATCTGTTAACCAAGCTCCTATAATTGTTATAAGAAAAGTTGATGCAAACATAAAGAAATAGTTTGCTGTAGCATCTACTACATATCCTGGAAGTACTATCTGTGCGGCAGATGTACTAATTCCTCCCAATAATGGATCTGTAGTTCCTATTAATAAGTTAGCCGAGAATCCTCCCGATACTCCAGCAAAAGCTGCTGCTATTCCAGCTAAAGGATGTCTTCCAAATGAGGCAAATATTACTGCTCCAAGAGGTATCAATACAACATAACCAGCATCTGATGCTATATTTGACATAACCCCTGCAAATACAACTATTGCTGATACTAATACTCTAGGTGTAGAAAGAACTAATTTTTTAATTAAAGCACTTAAAAGTCCTGTTCCATCAGCAAGTCCAACTCCTAACATCGCTACAACTATTGACCCTAATGCAGCATGTCCTGTAAAGTTTTTAACAGCTGATGTAAATATTCCTCTAATTCCAGCTGTAGTAATAAGGTTTTGAACTGTAGTTGTCTTTTTTATAACTTCTCCTGTAGATTTTGAAATCTCAGAATAAGTTACTGCAACTCCCATCTTTGATAATACATAAGATAGTATAATTGTGATTACAAAGAATCCAAAGAACATTGCTACTGGGTGAGGAAGTTTATTTCCTGCAATCTCTACAAAGTTCAAAAATTTGTCTAATTTGGTAGTCTTGTGCGTCGTCAATTTCTGATCCATAATTTTCTCCTTCTTTTAATTTCTATGGTGTATATAGTTGAACCTCTTAATAATATGACAAAAAATTTTAAATAGTCATTAAAAATGTTTTTAGTATAATAACAATATTTTTTGTCCAACTATAATACGATTAAAACGCTATGATTTTATCATAAAACTGAATAAAAATCAATATTTATATTGGATTTTTCTAGGAAATTTTCAAAAAAAATTAATTGTAATTTTAAAAATAAAAATTTTTTTTCATTTTTTATATTGAAAATATATAATATTATCAAAATTTATTTATATTTTATATACATTGATTGATATTTTGAATGTTTTTCATATTATATATTTGTA from Fusobacterium hominis includes the following:
- a CDS encoding AbgT family transporter codes for the protein MDQKLTTHKTTKLDKFLNFVEIAGNKLPHPVAMFFGFFVITIILSYVLSKMGVAVTYSEISKSTGEVIKKTTTVQNLITTAGIRGIFTSAVKNFTGHAALGSIVVAMLGVGLADGTGLLSALIKKLVLSTPRVLVSAIVVFAGVMSNIASDAGYVVLIPLGAVIFASFGRHPLAGIAAAFAGVSGGFSANLLIGTTDPLLGGISTSAAQIVLPGYVVDATANYFFMFASTFLITIIGAWLTDKVVEPRLGEYTGPKLEVDSDAELTKQERRGLFLSLISVIIFVVVVVFMIIPEDAVFKLSAKEIQAFIAENHREPGTMELLKPFFSDSIVFVLMLAFFIPGLVYGVSAGTVKDHRDVIQALVKSMASCGQVFVIIFISAQFVYVFTKSNIGIVIAVKLANVLKDMGITGIAAAVGLIFLTAFVNLFIGGASSKWLMLSPVFIPMFVELGLTPEYTQLAYRIGDSTTNVISPLMSYFPIIVGFASKYAKNEGNMGMGTVIAMMLPYSMVFLFAWTVLFVVWTLLGLPIGPGVSMFM
- the miaA gene encoding tRNA (adenosine(37)-N6)-dimethylallyltransferase MiaA; translation: MKGIVIAGPTGVGKTDLSIKLAKLFDAEIISGDSAQIYKGMDIGTAKIKPCEMQGVKHHMIDILEPIKKYSVGEFQKDVGNILNESEKDNKNMIIAGGTGLYINSVTNGLANLPEGNMKLREKYMKMSAEELYLILSKVDPEAAQEIHPNNKKRVERAIEIFEMTGEKFSVLSKKNIKNNNYDFLKIALERDREHLYERINLRVDLMVKEGLEQEVKFLYEKYGDILRKINIIGYSEFIDYFNGLCTYEEAIESIKRNSRRYAKRQFTWFKNDHSYIWYNLDKMAETDIISDIQNKFGA
- a CDS encoding FMN-binding protein; this encodes MKKIIFASLLAVLSITAFGATTEGVGAGYKDDIKVSVETEGDKITAIKVLKMDDTKRIAEPAIEKLTQEIIAQQKVDVDNVAGATYTSLGFKEAVQNAISNAK
- a CDS encoding AbgT family transporter; the protein is MENEKKKIKDSHEIGGFLRGVEIIGNKLPHPAMLFLILSLIVILISHFVASTGASVTYFDAKAKTEVTKKAVSLLNKEGLAYMFNTATTNFTGFAPLGTVLVAMLGVGVAEWTGLFNSTLKKLLMNANTRYLTPIVIFAGIMSNIASDAGYLVVVPIGAIIFAMAGRHPLAGIAAAFAGVSGGFSANLVLGTTDPLLTGITNQALTAAGIDIQLAPTCNWYFLAASTVFLTIVGTIITDKIVEKNLGPYTGTYQPDNDPVTELESKGLRNALISLIIYCVIMGFLMFPHNAVFKSLQPDGEMTLKGFLHGGLIPGILLLFLIPGLAYGKTIGKIKTSHDIVEAMTTSMKSMSGYLVLTFFASQFIAYFGKTNLGTIVSFKGADALEAAGLTGFPLIILFIFLSAFLNLFMGSASAKWAIMAPIFVPMMYRLGLSPALTQVAYRIGDSSTNIITPLMSYFSVIVILMQKYDKKSGLGTLMSLMLPYSLSFLIFWSLLMGIWILIGLPVGPEAPLFI
- the obgE gene encoding GTPase ObgE, which produces MFIDEVVITVKAGNGGDGSAAFRREKYIQFGGPDGGDGGNGGNVIFLADPNINTLIDFKFKKLFKAQNGENGQKKQMYGKTGEDLIIKVPVGTQIRDVETGKLLLDMNVPGESRLLLKGGRGGYGNVHFKSSVRKTPKIAGKGREGAEIKVKLELKLLADVALVGYPSVGKSSFINKVSAANSKVGNYHFTTLEPKLGVVRLEEGKSFVIADIPGLIEGAHQGVGLGYKFLRHIERCKMICHLVDVSEIEGRDAIQDYENINSELRKFSEKLAAKKQIVLANKMDLLWDMEKYEKFKAHVEAQGNEVFPVSVILNEGIKEVLYKMWNTLQKVEREPLEEEANIDEVLQELKGEAENFVITQDEDGVYVVEGRVVDEVLAKYVVTMDDESLVNFLHMMRSLGLEEALRDAGVEDGDTVRIAEVEFEYVE